In Crinalium epipsammum PCC 9333, the following are encoded in one genomic region:
- a CDS encoding EVE domain-containing protein — protein MINYWLMKSEPKAFSITDLQKQGFTVWDGVRNYQARNFLRQMQPGDLAFFYHSNAAPSGIVGLMSVVESNVEDHTQFDPNSPYYDPKSSKVSSRWQTVIVQFVEAFPNIISLERLKQEFSDRELSVLKKGNMLSVMPVSEEVADKIIAIADS, from the coding sequence ATGATAAATTATTGGTTGATGAAGTCGGAACCAAAAGCATTTAGCATTACTGATTTGCAAAAGCAAGGTTTTACAGTTTGGGATGGGGTGCGTAATTATCAAGCACGTAATTTTTTGCGTCAAATGCAACCAGGAGATTTAGCATTTTTCTATCATTCTAATGCTGCACCGTCGGGAATTGTCGGGTTAATGTCTGTGGTAGAAAGTAATGTGGAAGATCATACTCAGTTTGACCCTAATAGTCCTTACTATGACCCCAAATCCAGTAAAGTGTCATCGAGATGGCAAACTGTGATTGTACAATTTGTCGAAGCTTTTCCTAATATTATTTCTTTGGAAAGACTTAAGCAAGAATTTAGCGATCGCGAATTAAGCGTACTCAAGAAAGGCAATATGTTATCAGTTATGCCAGTATCAGAGGAAGTAGCTGATAAAATTATTGCGATCGCTGATTCTTAA